The Bradyrhizobium sp. B097 genome contains the following window.
TCGAGTCTTTTCCGATCGAGTAGAGCATGACCGGCCTTTTGAACTCGGCGATCACATCACGCATGATTTCAATCGATTCAGCTTCGAGACGGCGCAGATGTTTTGGCAACATATGTTCTTTTCGATGCAAGATCTCTGTTCGTCGCCGTTCTACGGCTCAGGCCCAGATGAGAAATTCTCGCGGCGGAAGCGGCTCGCCAGCCGCACGGCTGGTCCATCAGGTCAAGTGCCCGTTGGGCGGCAGACATGCACACTCGACAGCCGATCGCATTCCACCGCCGGTGCAGGCCGAAGCCTGCGCCACGTTATCGGCGCGCAGATCAGCTCGTCGCGCTCTCAAGGATGTTGGCTAAATCAGCCAGCGTGTTTTGCTCGCAAGCATCCAGATCATCCTAAGACAAATTGAGGATCTGCTCAAGCCGCCAGACCTCGCCTCACAATATCGCGACCACCGCGTCGCGATTCCGAATGGCATCAAGCCCGCAGCCCGATCAGCTTCTGACGCCAACGGCGACTGTTGCAACGGAGCTGCCATTGAATTCGTCGGCCGCAAATTCTCCTCAAGCTTGGTGCCCGATAGATTTTGCGCCTGCCGCAGCACCATGGAGATGTCAGACGCCGAGCGGAAGTTCTCTGAAACCTGCCGGTCAGTGTGGACTGGCTCACCGGCAGGAGATGAGCCGGACAATGCTCTTGCCTTGCTACTGCGCAAATCCGACCGGGCTCGGAATATCTGACGATAGAGTTCGGTTACCTCCGATCCCCTAATTGCGCACGGCGCATGGGACGTTGTTATGTCGAGCCGGCACGACGCCGTTTGCTGCGCACTGAAAACGACAAATGCGACATGCACCCGCCTGATGCTCGGCATACACGAGAGAAATTCGGCAAAAGAGCGGACCGGTCGACGAGCGGACCAAGGAAGCAGACCAATGTCGCGGACATCTCACCTTGGTCAGGGCGCATCGATCTGACCTGCGCGCAGGTTCGATCCCGACGCATGCTGCTGCCCGTGAACGGCGCCGCTGGTCCGTCAAGACAATGAGCGCCGTACGTCCAGAGCAGCTCCGGCGCCGGTGTTATTCGCAAGCTCCACTTCCGTCCGAATCGTACCAAGTATTTGATTTGCTTGCTCTTGCAGCGTTGTCCCTACCTCCAATTCGCGCTAAGGGAAGCCGATAAAGGATGGAACCCGACCTAGATGCCGCCGGATTTACCTGGTGCAGCAAGCGCGCTTGGCAGTATCTCTACTGACGGACAGGAGATGGTCCGGCCGTTCATGTGGGAGATCAGATCGATCAGCGCCTGTCTCGAAGAGCTTGCCAAATTCCGAGCCGATATGCTTGGCATCACTGGGCCACAGTGGATGATCCTGATGGCAGTGGCCTATTTGGACAGGAAAAGCGGTGTCCCTGTCAACGAAGTGTCAAAGTTGATGCACGTTGATTCTTCCTTCGTCACGACCCAGTCAAAGCTGCTAGAGAAAAATGGGTTCCTACGCCGCAAGTCTTCCGCAAGCGATGCGCGGGTCGTGCAGATGTCGCTGACGGCAAAAACCCGCAAACGTCTCTCAACTTTGGCGCCACGACAGGAAGCACTCGATGAGCCGGTTTTTGATGAATTCGGGGTTAACGGATCAAGCGAGTTCACTACCAAGCTAGCAGCAGTGAGGCATCGTCTGGAGAAGGCCCGCCATGAGAGCCGTTCTGGCGTTCCGAGCAGCAAACGCAAGACCGTCAGAAATGACGCTGGCTAGCCATGTCGAGACTTCCAGCCTTCGACTTTATCTTGAAGCAGCGCGGGCGAAGATGGTTGTGGTCCATTCACACCGCCGAAGGCACGCAGCTGATGACGGGTTCAGGGCGTAGCCGCTCCGCCGCCAGGTATCAAGCCAACAGAGCGCTTTTTCTATTGTTGCTGAGCGCGCCGTATCATTGCGGAGCTCGAGCTAACCAACAGGCCCGGCGGCGCCCGCTTAACCCCTAAACTTTAGCCTACCCTGATCTTGGGGATGTGACTCACTGAGTTCACAAGATTCGACGCCCGACATTTTATCGCGCCGACCATGCTGAGTTCGCGGTATTTGCATGAGCAGAATGACGGCGATGAAATCGATCGGAAATCAGCTTGGGCGGTCGTAGTTGATTGCCTCAACAGTGGACCGAGTGATCGCGATCGGAAATCATTGCGCTCCAACAGCAGCCTAGGCAGGGCCAGGCATCGGATCCGCAGGCCATCTACCGCAATTCCCAAGACGAATTTACGATACAATACCAAGGCGCATAAAGGGCGGCCCGCGAGCCGCCCTACTGTACCAGTTACCAGTACTGCTTAGTAGGCTACCGCTGATGTCCGAGTCCGATTCCGAGATGCAGGGCCTTCTGGCGTAGCGCACCGACAGTACGCTTGGTCATTTTTGCTATTTTTATGACCGGGGTCCGAGCCTTCGAATGGACCTTGAGATCTTTGATATCTGCCTTGGTCCACTCGCGCCGCTTAACGCGTTTCTTGGTTGCTTTTTTCACAATGAATGCTCCTTTTGAGAGGAGCGGCTTGTAACATAGTTTTTTCGCAGCGACGACCGCAAAAAAGGAGGCAATCATAGGAACTCGCGCAACCTGCAAGCTCAGCCATGCGTTCGGAAGACGAGAGCTTGGGTACTAATGGCGGCTGCGGGATCGCAAATTTCGTGCGGGTGCCGTGTCGAGTGGCTTCGCCATGAATTGGCGAATGGAGCCCCTAATCGAGACCTGCTTATTCGAAGCTAATCACTAGGTTATAACATATCTCTGAAAAGAGATGAGCAATCGAACTGTGATTGGCTGAACAACTCCAAGTCGGGCAGGCTCGTGATGTGGGTAAAGCTTGGAGGGATCAGCCATCGAATCCCTGTGAGACGTCGTGGCGATCTCTCGCCCGGTCTCAATGTATCGGGGCGGGAGCGTGTGGTCGTACGACAGTTTTCACGTCTTTCGACGGAGGGCTGAGAACGGCAAAACATTGTGGTTTTCAGAGAGAGAGGCTTCGGCCGACGTCAACGCTTCAGACTTGATGGCGCGCTCTTGGTCCAAATCGCCTCCTATGTGATCTATGCATGTTCGCCCAGACGGCAGACGCTGAAGCTTGGTAGTCCGGAGCTGTCGCGCCGCGATGGATTTCTCACTGAGCCATATCATTCCCATCATACGATTCTCAGCCGTACCGATCCGAAGCGACCTGCGGTATGCATCGAGCCCCCTCACCGCTCGCCCGGCTCAACCTTGATTTTGCGTTTCGCGTGTCCCGCAATTGCGGCGCTGCCGGACGCCCAAGCTAGCGCTCGCCTGCACAGCGTTGACCACCGCTTCTACAATCGCGCCGGTCCATTTGCACTAGTTGGACCAGGCGTCGACGGCCCGTTGGGCTCATCATCGGCGACGGCCCGCCAGGCCGCGCCATCGAGATCGTCATACTGGCCACTCTTGAGCGACCACAGAAAGCCGAGCAGGCCGACGAAGCCTAGCGCAAGGGCGAGCGGAACCAGATAGACCAGGACTTCCATCAGACTGCCTCCCTCGTTCGCGCCCGCAGCGCATTGAGCATGACCAGCACCGACGAAGCCGACATCGCCGCGGCGGCAATCAGCGGCGTCACCAGGCCGGCGATCGCGACGGGCACGGCCAGGACGTTATAGACGACAGCGAGCCAGAGATTCTGCCGCATCAGAAGCAGCGCCCTGCGCGAGCCGCTGACGGCCGTCATCACGGGCCCGAGACGCTCACCGAGGAAGACCGCATCGGCGACCGCCTGGCTCATATGGGTCGCAGTGACAGGCGACATCGAGGCATGGGCCGCTGCGAGCGCGGGCGCGTCGTTCAAGCCGTCGCCGACCATCAACACCTTGTAGCTCCGGCTCGTCAGACTTTCGATCCGGGCGACCTTGTCCACCGGCGAGACGTTGGCGCGCCACTTATGAATGCCGAGCGTCTCGGCCGCCCGCCGAACTGCTGGCTCGCGATCCCCCGAAACGATCTCCACCATGATGCCAAGGCGTGCGAGGCCTGCGACGACCTCGGCTGCGTCTGGCCGCATCCGTTGCCGGACAGCAAAGACATGCTTGGCGCCACCGTGGCTGAACGCGACCACGGAGGCCTCAGGATCGCGGCACAGGACCTCGTCGGCGAGGATGTCAGCACCGCAGAACGAGGGGCGGCCAAGCCGGATCGGCGCCCCCTCATAGTAACCTTGGACGCCTCGCCCCGGCTCCTCTTCGATATCGGCCAGCGGCTCGCTTGCGCCGGCAGCTCGCGCCACGGCGGCGGCGACCGGATGGCGGCTCGACAGCGCCAGCCGGCCCGCCAATTTGACGACATCGTCGGGAATGCTGGCGAGATTGGCGACATCGAGCTCAGGCAGCGTCAGCGTGCCGGTTTTGTCGAAGATCACCCGGTTCACCCCGGCAATACGCTCGATCGCATCCCCGGCATTGAGCAGCACGCCGGAACGGAACAGTGCGCCGGAGGCCACGGTCTGCACCGCCGGGATAGCCAGACCCAGCGCGCAAGGGCAGGTGATGATCAGGACCGCAATCGCCGTGACGACCGAATCGTGGAACGTGGCGCCAGAGGCAAGCCAGCCCAGCATCGTCAGGAAGGCAGTTGCGTGAACGATCGGTGCATAGAGCCGCGACGCGCGCTCGGCGAGGCGCAGATAGCGCGAGCGCGCTTGTAGGGCATGATCAAGCAGCCTGGAAACCTCGGCAAGCAGTGTGTCGCCCGAAGCCGCCGTCGCGCGGACCCGCAGGGTGCCGGATCGTACCAATGTGCCGGCGAACACCGCGCTGCCAGGCGTCGCGATCGCCGGCAAGGTCTCGCCGGTAATGAGGCTTTGATCGACCTCGGAACGTCCCTCGATCACGTTGCCGTCGACGGTACAGCATTCGCCGGGCCGCAGCAGCACGATGTCCCCCGGTTTGATCGCTGCGGCCGGAACGGTTCTGATCTCGGTCGGGCTTATGAACTTCGCGGCCGTCTCCGCCTTGAGTGCGGCAAGGTTGCTGGCGAAGGCGCGGGTGCGTCGCCTCATGTTCTGGTCGAGATAGCGGCCTGCGAGCAGGAAGGCGATCAACATGATCGCCGCATCGAAATAGGTGTGCTCGGCGTGACCGATTGTCTCGATCAGCGAAGTCGCCAACGCCAGCAAGATGCCGATGCTGATCGGCACGTCCATATTGGCTCTGCGCGCCCGCAGCGCGGCAAAAGCGGAAGAGAGGAACGGTTGCGCGGAGTAAGCCGCGGCCGGCAATACGATCAGCGCGGAGAGCCAGTGAAAGAAGTCGCGCTGCTCCGGCAGCATGTCCGAGACATTGCCGGACCATACCGGGATCGACAGCATCATCACATTCATCGCGGCAAACGCGGCAACGCTCAGCCGCCGCAGCAAGCTCCGCGCCCGCTCCGTCTCCAGCGTCTCCGCATTATTCCGCTGGAAGGGATATGCCCTATAGCCCAATTCGGCGAGCCGCTTGACAAATAGGGCTGGATCGAGCGCTCCTGCCTTCCATTCGAGCGCCAGCCGGTGATCGGTGAGGTTCACGCGTGCCGAGGTCACGTCCGGAATGCTCGACAGATTGCGCTCGATCTTGCCCATGCAGCTCGCGCAATTGATGCCCTCCACCGCGAGGTCGAGTTGGAGGAGGCCCGCGCCTGTCCTCTTCAGATAGTGAGAAAAATCGATGTCCGCCTGCATGTGCACGTACCCTCAGTTCAGGACGATGCGGTTTTTCGAAAGAAACATGCGGTGGCCATCGGCGTCGCCCTCGATCACGAGATCCCACTGCCCGACAGCGACGCCCTCGGCGCTGCCGCGGTAGGTTCCAGCATGAGCCTCCGAGACATCAATCGTCCGATCGGCTCGACGGTCTACCGGTCGCTCGAGCCGGGCCATGAAACCCGTTCCGGCGAGAGGCGCGCCGGCGCGGTCGTGCGCCTCGATCGCAAGCACAGCCCGGCCATCGGAGTGCCGGTCGATATGTACCTGCACCTGCCAGTTTCGCTCATTCTGCTGCCGTGCCGCGATGATCTCACGCTGATAGGCGAGGCTCGCGCTATAGGCGCTGTCGACCTCTGTCCCGGGCAACGTGGTGATGGCAAAGCGCATCATTGCAAGATTGGCGCCAATCACGACCGAAAAGAAGACGACAATGACGATCAGGACGTAGCGTCCGGTGATGGGCCGCGCGACTGGCACTGATCCGGTCATGATGAGGTCCCGTCTGTGGGCGTTATTAGGGGAGAACGAAATGATCTGTAGCGGAAGCGACCTCGCCGAGGCCAATGTCGGTGACCCGAAACCTCACCGGCATCGACCGTTCCGACTTGTTGTCGACCGGCGCCGTCACCAGCACACGCAGTTCTGTCGTGGTATCGCGAGCCAAGACGATCATCGGTCGATCCACCGTCACCGAATCGACGCCGACGACGTGGACGGACGCCTCAGGCGGCCCATCGATGTCGATCGCAACCACGCGATCGAAGCCGCGCTTGTTGAGCAAGCGCACGGTGTAACCGTTGCGAATCGAGCCATCGCTGAGCTTGACCGCCACGGGATTGCGATCGTGCAGGACGCTGAGATCGAGCAGCGTTCTCGACAACAGCGCATAAAGCATCACCGCGCAGACGACCGCGATCAAGGAAGCATAGACGATCGTGCGCGGGCGTACCGGTTTGAAGAGCTCCGACTTGCCGTCCATCCGCCGCCGGATATTGATGTCGTTGTCGTAACCGATCAGGCGGGTTTTGCGCCCTACCTTCTTCATGACGGCATCGCAGGCGTCGATGCACAGCCCGCACTGGATGCAACCGAGCTGGGCGCCATTGCGGATATCGATCCCGGCCGGGCAGACAGCCGCGCATTGATTGCAATCGATGCAGTCTCCGACCCTCTCGCCGCGCGCGCGCAGATCGACTGATTTCTTCAATGAGCAGCGCTGCTCGCCGCGATCGTATTTATAGGTGACATTGAGCGCCCACTCGTCGGTGAGCGCGGCCTGGATGCGCGGCCACGGGCACATATAAACGCAAACCTGCTCGCGCATGTAGCCGGCCAGCAGATAGGTCGAAGCCGTCAGGATCCCAATCCAGATATAGGCGATTGCGGGCGCCTGGAAGGTCGCCAGATCGCGCACCAATGTCTGCGCGTCGGCGAAATAGAGCACCCAGGCGCCACCGGTCCACCAAGCGACCGTCAACCAGATCGCGTGCTTCAGCACGCGCTTTGCCGCCCGTCCCATTGTGATTGGGCGTGCAGCCGCCCTCAGCCGCTCGCGACGGTCGCCCTCAACCCAACGCTCTACCGCATAGAACAGGTCGGTCCAGGCCGTCTGCGGACACAGATATCCGCACCAAATTCGCCCGCCCAGCGCGTTCATCAGGAACAGTGCCATGGCAGCAAGCACGAGCAACCCGGTGAAATAATAAAGCTCTTGCGGCCACAGCTCGATGAAGAAGAAGTAGAACCGCCGGTTCGGCAAATCGAGCAACACCGCCTGGTCCGGCGCGCCCAGGCCACGATGCCAACGCACGAACGGCAGCAGATAGTAGATGCCCAGACACACCGCCATCAGCCGCCATTTGATCGTCCGGAAAGTGCCGCGGACACTCTGCGGATAGACCGTCCTATGGGCTACATAGAGGGGTCTATCCTCCTCGATCAGCAGGTCATCCTGCGAAACGGTCTTGTTCATGGCGGACTTCATGGCCGACCTTGCATCTGGCGCAGATGACTGACGTTGACCCACGTCGACGGCGCCGTGGGCTTGGCGACACTTCTCGCCTATTGTCCGCCACCGAGCGAGTGCACGTAGACGGCCAGTGCCTTGACTGTGATGGGATCGAGGCGCCCGCTCCAAGCCGGCATGACGCCGGTGCGGCCATAGCTGATGGTCTCGACCAGCGTCGCCTCGTCCGAGCCGTACAGCCAAATTCCGTCAGTCAGGTTCGGCGCGCCGAGTGCCTGATTGCCTTTGGCATTCTCGCCGTGGCAGACCGCGCAATTCTCGGCAAAGATCCTGGTGGCGGCCGCAGCATCGAAATTGGCTGCCGTTGTCAAGCCTGACAGCGACCGCACGTAATTCGCCACCGTGACGATCTCACCGATCTTGAGGATGCCGTCGCGGCCGAAGGCCAGCATTTGTCCTTCATGCGCCTCGGCATGCCCGGAACGCGCGCCGAACTGGATGGTCTGCAGGATCTGGTCAAGCGATCCGCCCCACAACCAGTCATCGTCGTTGAGATTCGGATAGCCCTTAGCACCCGCGGCGCCACTCCCATGGCATGGCGCGCAATTGTCCGCGAACACCGTCTTGCCACGAGCGCGGGCCAGTGCCAGCAGGGCAGGATCGTTCTCGATTTCGGTCAAAGACGCCTTGCCAAGCACAGCCATCTTCTCGCCGCGCAGCTTCTCGAGACCGGCAAGGTCGCTAACGACGCTGGCGCGGGTCGAATAATGCAACGCGCCGGTTGTGTAGTTTGAGAGGAGCGGCCAGGCCGGATAAACGACCCAGTAGCCTATCGCCCAAAGGATCGTGGCGTAGAAGGCCAGAATCCACCAGCGCGGCAGCGGCGTGTTGAGCTCCCTTATACCATCCCATTCGTGCCCCGTCGTGGAACGGCCGGGGATGCGATCGATGTCGTTGTGCTCGATCATGATCTGTCAATCCCGCCGCAACGGCACGCGCGCCGCAGCGTCAAAACGCCTCTTGTTGCGGGGCCACAGCGCATAAACGACGATGGCTATGAAGATGCCGACGAACAACGGTGTCCAGAGGGTCACGACGAAGCTTGACGCCAGGTTCTCGATCGAAATGACGGCTTTCATCACAGACTCCTTCAGCGCAGATTGGCTTTTTCGTCGTAGAGCTTGAAATCGATCAGCGTGCCCAGCATCTGCAGATAGGCGATGAGCGCATCGAGTTCGGTCGGATTGCCAGCCTGCCCGTCGAAATTGCGGACAGCCGCCTTCGGATAGCGATTCTGGAACGACGCGACGTTCGCACTGTCAGGATCGACCTGCGCCTTCAAGTCGGCGACGGCGTTCTTGATCTGGTCCTCGGTATAGGGGACGCCGACCTCCCGATTGGTGCGCAGATGTGCGGCCATGTCAGTCGGGTCAATCTCCGTGTGCGCCAGCGACGGATAGCCGGGCATCACCGATTGCGGAACGATGGCGCGCGGATTGATCAGATGCGTGACGTGCCATTGATCGGAATATTTCGCACCAACACGAGCAAGGTCCGGGCCGGTACGCTTCGACCCCCATTGAAAAGGGTGATCGTACATGCTTTCAGCGGCTAGCGAGTAATGTCCGTAGCGCTCAACCTCATCGCGCAACGGCCGGATCATCTGCGAGTGACAGAGATAGCACCCCTCGCGTACGTAGATGTTGCGGCCCGCAAGCTCGAGCGGCGTATACGGCCGCACGCCGTCCACCGCCTCGATCGTGCTCTTGAGGTAGAACAACGGCGTGATCTCGACCAGGCCACCGACCGCTATCACGACAAGGATGCCAGCGATCAAGATGATCGAGTTCTTCTCAAAGATCTTGTGTCGGTTCCAGAGAGACATGCGATAACCTATTCCGCGACTTGGAGCGTTCCAGCGTCCTGGATTTGATCGGTTTGCTTTGCATTCACCGTCATCCAGAGATTGGCGGCCATGATCAGCGCGCCGATCAGGAACATTGCGCCCCCCGCGGCACGGATGATGTAGAAGGGATGCATGGCCTCGACCGACTCGATGAACGAGTACTCGAGGAAACCGAGGGACGTGTAGGCGCGCCACATCAGCCCCTGCAGGATGCCAGACACCCACATCGCGGAGATGTAGAGCACGATCCCGATCGTGGCGATCCAGAAGTGCCAGTTGACGAGCTTGAGGCTGTACAGCTGGCAATTCCAAAGCCAGGGAATCAGACAATAGAGCGCGCCGAATGATACGAAGCCGACCCAGCCCAGCGCGCCGGAATGCACGTGGCCGACCGTCCAATCGGTGTAATGACTGAGTGAATTGACGACCCTGATTGCCATCGTGGGGCCCTCAAATGTCGCCATGCCGTAAAAGGCAACCGAGACCACCAGCATACGGAGCACCGGGTCTGTGCGCAGCTTGTCCCACGCACCCGAGAGCGTCATCAGGCCGTTGATCATGCCGCCCCATGAGGGCATCCACAGCATGATCGAGAACGTCATGCCCAGCGTTTGTGTCCAGTCCGGGAGCGCCGTGTAGTGTAAATGGTGCGGTCCAGCCCAGATGTAGAGGAAGATCAGCGCCCAGAAGTGGATAATCGAGAGGCGGTAAGAATAGACGGGGCGTTCGGCTCTCTTCGGAATGAAGTAGTACATGATCGCCAGGAAGCCGGCGGTCAGGAAGAAGCCGACCGCATTGTGGCCGTACCACCACTGAAACATGGCATCCTGCACACCGCCCCAGGCGATGTAGGATTTCGAGCCGAATACCGAGACCGGCAATGCGGGATTGTTGCCAACGTGGAGCACCGCAATGGTGACGATAAAGGCGAGATAGAACCAGTTGGCGACGAAGATATGCGGCTCCTTCCTTTTCATCAGCGTCGTCAGAAACACAATGAGATAAGTGATCCAGACGATGGTGAGCCAGAGATCGGCGTACCACTCCGGCTCGGCGTATTCCTTGGACTGGGTGGCGCCGAAAAGGTAACCGGTGCCCGCGATCAGAATAAAAAAGTTGTAGCCAACCACCACAAACCACGGCGCAAGGTCGCCAGCGAGGCGAGTCCGGCAGGTCCTCTGCACCACGTAGAACGAGGTCGCGATAAGCACGTTTCCGCCGAACGCAAAGATCACAGCCGACGTGTGCAGCGGGCGGAGCCGGCCGAAGCTTGTCCAGGGCAGATCGAAATTCAGTGCAG
Protein-coding sequences here:
- a CDS encoding FixH family protein, whose translation is MTGSVPVARPITGRYVLIVIVVFFSVVIGANLAMMRFAITTLPGTEVDSAYSASLAYQREIIAARQQNERNWQVQVHIDRHSDGRAVLAIEAHDRAGAPLAGTGFMARLERPVDRRADRTIDVSEAHAGTYRGSAEGVAVGQWDLVIEGDADGHRMFLSKNRIVLN
- the ccoN gene encoding cytochrome-c oxidase, cbb3-type subunit I, which translates into the protein MTSPSTASKSTTMGEAGLMSVFAVSAYVCFFAGAMGHDSAFTFHALLASAASLAAASVILNRYYERPALLPPAEINGRPNYNLGPIKFASVLAMFWGIAGFSIGLLIASQLAWPALNFDLPWTSFGRLRPLHTSAVIFAFGGNVLIATSFYVVQRTCRTRLAGDLAPWFVVVGYNFFILIAGTGYLFGATQSKEYAEPEWYADLWLTIVWITYLIVFLTTLMKRKEPHIFVANWFYLAFIVTIAVLHVGNNPALPVSVFGSKSYIAWGGVQDAMFQWWYGHNAVGFFLTAGFLAIMYYFIPKRAERPVYSYRLSIIHFWALIFLYIWAGPHHLHYTALPDWTQTLGMTFSIMLWMPSWGGMINGLMTLSGAWDKLRTDPVLRMLVVSVAFYGMATFEGPTMAIRVVNSLSHYTDWTVGHVHSGALGWVGFVSFGALYCLIPWLWNCQLYSLKLVNWHFWIATIGIVLYISAMWVSGILQGLMWRAYTSLGFLEYSFIESVEAMHPFYIIRAAGGAMFLIGALIMAANLWMTVNAKQTDQIQDAGTLQVAE
- a CDS encoding cbb3-type cytochrome c oxidase subunit 3 — protein: MKAVISIENLASSFVVTLWTPLFVGIFIAIVVYALWPRNKRRFDAAARVPLRRD
- the ccoG gene encoding cytochrome c oxidase accessory protein CcoG, yielding MNKTVSQDDLLIEEDRPLYVAHRTVYPQSVRGTFRTIKWRLMAVCLGIYYLLPFVRWHRGLGAPDQAVLLDLPNRRFYFFFIELWPQELYYFTGLLVLAAMALFLMNALGGRIWCGYLCPQTAWTDLFYAVERWVEGDRRERLRAAARPITMGRAAKRVLKHAIWLTVAWWTGGAWVLYFADAQTLVRDLATFQAPAIAYIWIGILTASTYLLAGYMREQVCVYMCPWPRIQAALTDEWALNVTYKYDRGEQRCSLKKSVDLRARGERVGDCIDCNQCAAVCPAGIDIRNGAQLGCIQCGLCIDACDAVMKKVGRKTRLIGYDNDINIRRRMDGKSELFKPVRPRTIVYASLIAVVCAVMLYALLSRTLLDLSVLHDRNPVAVKLSDGSIRNGYTVRLLNKRGFDRVVAIDIDGPPEASVHVVGVDSVTVDRPMIVLARDTTTELRVLVTAPVDNKSERSMPVRFRVTDIGLGEVASATDHFVLP
- a CDS encoding MarR family transcriptional regulator, producing the protein MPPDLPGAASALGSISTDGQEMVRPFMWEIRSISACLEELAKFRADMLGITGPQWMILMAVAYLDRKSGVPVNEVSKLMHVDSSFVTTQSKLLEKNGFLRRKSSASDARVVQMSLTAKTRKRLSTLAPRQEALDEPVFDEFGVNGSSEFTTKLAAVRHRLEKARHESRSGVPSSKRKTVRNDAG
- the ccoP gene encoding cytochrome-c oxidase, cbb3-type subunit III, with product MIEHNDIDRIPGRSTTGHEWDGIRELNTPLPRWWILAFYATILWAIGYWVVYPAWPLLSNYTTGALHYSTRASVVSDLAGLEKLRGEKMAVLGKASLTEIENDPALLALARARGKTVFADNCAPCHGSGAAGAKGYPNLNDDDWLWGGSLDQILQTIQFGARSGHAEAHEGQMLAFGRDGILKIGEIVTVANYVRSLSGLTTAANFDAAAATRIFAENCAVCHGENAKGNQALGAPNLTDGIWLYGSDEATLVETISYGRTGVMPAWSGRLDPITVKALAVYVHSLGGGQ
- a CDS encoding heavy metal translocating P-type ATPase, whose amino-acid sequence is MQADIDFSHYLKRTGAGLLQLDLAVEGINCASCMGKIERNLSSIPDVTSARVNLTDHRLALEWKAGALDPALFVKRLAELGYRAYPFQRNNAETLETERARSLLRRLSVAAFAAMNVMMLSIPVWSGNVSDMLPEQRDFFHWLSALIVLPAAAYSAQPFLSSAFAALRARRANMDVPISIGILLALATSLIETIGHAEHTYFDAAIMLIAFLLAGRYLDQNMRRRTRAFASNLAALKAETAAKFISPTEIRTVPAAAIKPGDIVLLRPGECCTVDGNVIEGRSEVDQSLITGETLPAIATPGSAVFAGTLVRSGTLRVRATAASGDTLLAEVSRLLDHALQARSRYLRLAERASRLYAPIVHATAFLTMLGWLASGATFHDSVVTAIAVLIITCPCALGLAIPAVQTVASGALFRSGVLLNAGDAIERIAGVNRVIFDKTGTLTLPELDVANLASIPDDVVKLAGRLALSSRHPVAAAVARAAGASEPLADIEEEPGRGVQGYYEGAPIRLGRPSFCGADILADEVLCRDPEASVVAFSHGGAKHVFAVRQRMRPDAAEVVAGLARLGIMVEIVSGDREPAVRRAAETLGIHKWRANVSPVDKVARIESLTSRSYKVLMVGDGLNDAPALAAAHASMSPVTATHMSQAVADAVFLGERLGPVMTAVSGSRRALLLMRQNLWLAVVYNVLAVPVAIAGLVTPLIAAAAMSASSVLVMLNALRARTREAV
- the ccoO gene encoding cytochrome-c oxidase, cbb3-type subunit II, giving the protein MSLWNRHKIFEKNSIILIAGILVVIAVGGLVEITPLFYLKSTIEAVDGVRPYTPLELAGRNIYVREGCYLCHSQMIRPLRDEVERYGHYSLAAESMYDHPFQWGSKRTGPDLARVGAKYSDQWHVTHLINPRAIVPQSVMPGYPSLAHTEIDPTDMAAHLRTNREVGVPYTEDQIKNAVADLKAQVDPDSANVASFQNRYPKAAVRNFDGQAGNPTELDALIAYLQMLGTLIDFKLYDEKANLR
- the ccoS gene encoding cbb3-type cytochrome oxidase assembly protein CcoS; protein product: MEVLVYLVPLALALGFVGLLGFLWSLKSGQYDDLDGAAWRAVADDEPNGPSTPGPTSANGPARL